A genomic segment from Alteribacillus bidgolensis encodes:
- a CDS encoding Ger(x)C family spore germination protein, whose translation MGKVLFYLIFFGVLPLFLAGCWDRVEIEDRGFLVGVAIDLKDETDEESEEMGGEYRYKGTYQIVVPAFMSQGSSDQSGGGKEKAYKNMSFKGVSMVEQELNLALELSRIPFYNHLQSIIISENVAKAPQAFGNVLDPYIREGMVRRGVTVIIAEDEAGPVLDFEPVPENLPIMYIGSVNKNMYQNPKMIPEKRLGDIHEHLVKKASFVVPKIKKEGQKINMTGAAVFHGHNNQMVDFINSDITEGLNFITGKYEGGVLKTKVKDDLIVYEIKEEKSAVKVDVKNKENIQFEIKIKTEGKIGESFSRLDYSNPKIESEAEDAVEKEIERKVTETIKTFQEDLKVDALGLGSYLEREDYRTWEKVKQDWDYGKNYFSNSTIKVQAEANIRDSGSVIKSEKQ comes from the coding sequence ATGGGTAAAGTTTTGTTCTACCTCATTTTTTTTGGAGTACTTCCTCTTTTCTTAGCCGGCTGTTGGGACCGAGTGGAAATTGAAGATCGCGGTTTTTTAGTTGGGGTGGCCATTGATTTAAAAGATGAAACAGATGAGGAATCGGAAGAAATGGGAGGGGAATACCGGTATAAAGGAACGTATCAAATCGTAGTTCCTGCCTTCATGTCTCAAGGAAGTTCTGACCAAAGCGGTGGTGGAAAAGAGAAAGCGTATAAAAATATGTCATTCAAAGGCGTTAGTATGGTGGAGCAAGAACTCAATTTGGCATTAGAACTAAGTCGAATACCATTCTATAACCATTTGCAATCAATTATTATTTCAGAAAATGTTGCAAAGGCCCCTCAAGCATTCGGTAATGTTCTCGATCCTTACATAAGAGAGGGTATGGTACGAAGAGGGGTAACCGTCATAATTGCAGAAGATGAGGCAGGTCCTGTGTTGGATTTTGAACCAGTACCTGAAAATCTCCCAATCATGTATATTGGTTCCGTTAATAAAAATATGTATCAAAATCCAAAAATGATCCCGGAAAAACGGTTAGGTGATATTCATGAGCATTTGGTAAAGAAAGCAAGTTTTGTCGTTCCAAAAATAAAGAAAGAAGGTCAAAAGATTAACATGACAGGGGCAGCCGTATTTCATGGTCATAACAATCAAATGGTAGACTTTATTAATAGTGATATAACAGAAGGTCTAAACTTTATAACCGGTAAATATGAAGGAGGGGTTTTAAAAACAAAGGTAAAGGATGACCTAATTGTTTATGAAATCAAAGAGGAAAAAAGTGCCGTAAAAGTCGATGTGAAGAATAAAGAAAACATTCAATTTGAAATTAAAATTAAGACAGAAGGAAAAATAGGAGAGTCTTTTAGCCGTCTTGATTATTCGAACCCTAAGATTGAATCCGAAGCGGAAGACGCTGTAGAAAAAGAAATTGAACGAAAAGTAACTGAAACGATTAAAACCTTTCAAGAAGATTTAAAAGTTGATGCTCTTGGATTAGGCAGCTATCTTGAAAGAGAGGATTATCGGACATGGGAAAAGGTCAAACAAGACTGGGATTATGGAAAAAACTATTTTTCCAATAGTACAATTAAAGTCCAAGCAGAAGCAAACATTCGGGATTCCGGATCAGTTATTAAAAGTGAAAAACAATAG
- a CDS encoding GerAB/ArcD/ProY family transporter, protein MKPFEYGDQEIGEKDFIYIIPSFTIAIVILTIPNTLAKVTNFVDGWVSLIMAGMCIVFFTAVIAKLAARFPKETFFTYASKICSKPVAVVLTILLGVHFLLLAAYEVRYVSVIARQYLLERTPGEIISLLFLLVVVYAVSGSRVGVIRLNLLFLPIIVFIALLVTGMNLVNFDFKNLSPFFTTSWKGYLSGAEDSLFALSGFEILFFYIALVDRPKKVQKYAMIGACIPLGLYLVIYTVAIGVFSAETTGTIIYPTIELAKAAEVPGGFLGRFESLFFTIWSMAIFNTASLAYDAALIAAGSLFKQVKKITFIFILTPIVYLIAMFPKDLIEISTMERFMSYSFFLVGILLPTSLLLLAKVRGIKGNG, encoded by the coding sequence ATGAAACCTTTTGAATATGGAGATCAGGAAATTGGAGAAAAAGACTTTATATACATTATTCCTTCCTTTACCATTGCAATCGTGATCCTTACCATACCTAATACATTGGCAAAAGTAACGAATTTTGTTGACGGCTGGGTTTCTCTGATAATGGCGGGCATGTGTATAGTTTTTTTTACCGCGGTCATTGCCAAACTCGCTGCCCGTTTTCCAAAAGAGACGTTTTTTACATACGCCTCTAAGATTTGTTCAAAACCTGTTGCCGTAGTGCTCACGATATTGTTGGGTGTTCACTTTCTCCTATTGGCAGCCTATGAAGTAAGATATGTTTCGGTCATTGCTAGACAGTATTTGCTTGAACGGACTCCGGGAGAGATCATTTCGTTACTATTTCTACTAGTAGTAGTCTATGCTGTTTCAGGTTCTCGAGTGGGTGTCATCCGGTTAAATTTGTTGTTTTTACCCATTATAGTTTTCATTGCTTTACTAGTGACTGGGATGAATTTGGTTAATTTTGATTTCAAAAATCTATCTCCTTTTTTTACCACCAGTTGGAAAGGGTATTTATCAGGGGCCGAGGATAGCTTGTTTGCTTTAAGTGGTTTTGAGATTCTTTTCTTTTATATTGCACTCGTGGACAGACCAAAAAAGGTGCAGAAATATGCGATGATTGGTGCATGCATACCGTTAGGGTTATACTTAGTCATCTATACGGTGGCCATTGGTGTTTTCTCAGCAGAAACTACGGGAACAATCATTTATCCTACAATCGAATTAGCGAAAGCAGCAGAGGTGCCAGGAGGCTTTTTAGGACGTTTTGAATCTTTATTTTTTACGATTTGGAGTATGGCCATTTTTAATACGGCATCCTTAGCGTATGATGCGGCGTTAATAGCCGCTGGTTCGCTGTTTAAACAGGTGAAAAAAATAACGTTTATTTTCATTCTAACGCCTATTGTTTACCTGATAGCTATGTTTCCTAAAGACCTTATAGAAATATCCACAATGGAAAGATTCATGTCGTACTCTTTTTTCCTAGTGGGGATTTTACTTCCAACCTCTTTATTGTTACTAGCAAAAGTAAGGGGGATCAAAGGTAATGGGTAA
- a CDS encoding spore germination protein encodes MVSNFFLKRKKLRKQSVQSASEEQENFSLQLFSNLDKNLHNLKAMLESPSDLIVREFTIGNTDHRCAIVYIEGLADKMVLNEQIMKNIQIESVESEKKLTVNSVHIVDQFYNKILSVGEVKKVFTLDEVSNSILSGDTALYIDGTDQVLIIGSKGWENRSIEEPSTEVLVRGPREGFIENLRTNTVRIRRYIKDPNLRFKSYKIGRRSKRELVLIYIDGIVNPAIVQEVNRRLASIDLDDAPDTAYIEQWIEDNFLSPFPQVASTERPDKVVQDVLRGKVAILLDGTPFALIAPETFGETLQSPEDYYSRWAVASLIRMLRYLGAFISVFLPALYIALVTYHPGMIPSELAFSIAASREGVPFPAFVEALLMETTMELLREAGIRLPKPIGQTIGIVGGIVIGEAAVAAGIVSPIMVIIVAITAVSSFSLPFYSIGLAFRMLRFTLMGAAALFGLYGMILVYIVINIHLVNLTSIGVPYTTPFAPGFSRDWKDLVLRSPITMLKTRPAYMQTNDQKRIGMKKGRPSS; translated from the coding sequence TTGGTTTCTAATTTTTTTTTAAAACGAAAAAAGCTCAGAAAGCAATCAGTACAGTCAGCATCAGAGGAACAAGAAAATTTTTCTCTTCAATTGTTCTCCAATCTTGATAAAAATCTTCATAACCTTAAAGCGATGTTAGAGAGCCCTAGTGATTTAATAGTTAGGGAATTTACGATTGGAAATACGGACCATCGATGTGCCATCGTGTATATAGAAGGGTTAGCTGACAAAATGGTCCTGAATGAACAAATTATGAAGAATATTCAAATAGAATCCGTAGAAAGTGAAAAAAAATTAACAGTCAATTCCGTTCATATTGTCGATCAATTTTATAACAAAATCCTTTCCGTCGGTGAAGTGAAAAAAGTCTTCACATTAGATGAAGTTTCAAATTCCATTCTTTCCGGAGATACTGCATTATATATAGATGGAACCGACCAAGTATTGATTATTGGGAGTAAAGGATGGGAAAACCGAAGTATTGAAGAGCCGTCTACAGAGGTGCTAGTTCGGGGACCGAGGGAAGGATTTATTGAGAATCTGCGGACCAATACAGTGCGGATTCGTCGATATATTAAAGATCCGAACTTACGGTTTAAATCATATAAAATAGGAAGACGTTCAAAAAGAGAGCTTGTGCTAATCTATATCGATGGCATTGTAAATCCTGCTATTGTTCAGGAAGTAAACCGAAGACTAGCATCGATTGATTTGGATGATGCCCCAGATACAGCCTATATTGAGCAATGGATTGAGGATAATTTTTTATCACCGTTTCCCCAAGTAGCATCTACGGAAAGGCCGGATAAAGTAGTTCAAGATGTTTTACGAGGAAAAGTGGCCATCTTATTAGATGGGACCCCCTTCGCTTTAATCGCCCCCGAGACCTTTGGAGAGACACTACAGTCCCCAGAAGACTATTACTCAAGGTGGGCGGTCGCTTCATTAATTCGTATGTTGCGATATCTTGGAGCTTTTATTTCCGTTTTTTTACCTGCTCTATACATTGCCCTTGTGACATATCATCCAGGGATGATTCCCTCTGAATTAGCATTTTCTATTGCTGCATCTAGGGAGGGTGTTCCTTTCCCTGCTTTTGTGGAGGCGTTATTAATGGAAACAACGATGGAATTGCTTCGTGAAGCAGGTATTCGTTTACCTAAACCGATTGGGCAAACGATTGGCATTGTAGGAGGTATTGTAATTGGTGAAGCTGCAGTAGCAGCTGGTATTGTAAGCCCCATTATGGTAATTATCGTAGCGATTACAGCTGTTTCCTCATTTTCGCTGCCCTTTTACAGTATCGGCCTTGCTTTTCGCATGCTTCGATTTACTTTAATGGGGGCAGCTGCTCTTTTTGGACTCTATGGGATGATTTTGGTTTACATAGTTATTAATATACACCTGGTAAATTTAACAAGTATAGGGGTTCCTTATACGACACCGTTTGCCCCGGGTTTTTCTCGTGACTGGAAAGACCTAGTGCTCCGCAGTCCGATCACTATGTTGAAAACACGCCCTGCATATATGCAGACAAATGATCAAAAGCGAATCGGGATGAAGAAAGGTCGGCCATCATCATGA